A segment of the Superficieibacter sp. HKU1 genome:
CATGTGAATGGCCGCGAATGGCAAAATATTAGCGAAGTGCTGATCTATACCTTTATCTATCAGGGGGCCCCGAGCTGGGATAAAACGGATGGTATTGTCACCCTCCATATCCCCGAACAGCCACCGATTGAAACGCGTCTGACCGAAGGCGATAACAAACGCACGCTGTGCGCTATTGCTCGTCTGGTTAATGAAAATGGCGCCATTAAAATTGAGCGTATTAATCAGTTCTTCAAAGGACAACAGGAGATGGACCGTGCTTTCGGCTGGGGCTTTCGCTGGACGACGGGTTCTAAATAACGTTAATGGTGAGGACAGAGTGATGAGTTTTTTCAATAAAGTTAAAGGCGCATTTAATACCAGCCGTGAAGAACTGACAAAACAGGTCAGCCGGTTTAAAAACAAAAAATTCATGCAGGGGACTGTAGCAGTCTGTGCACGAATTGCGGTTGCCAGTGATGGCGTAAGTGCGGAAGAAAAGCAGAAGATGATCGGTTTCTTACGTTCATCGGATGAATTAAAAGTTTTTGATACCAATGAAGTTATCGAGTTTTTTAACAAGTTAATTTCTAGTTTTGACTTTGATATGGAAATCGGTAAAGGCGAAACAATGAAATACATTCTGGCTCTGAAGGATCAGCCTGAAGCCGCGCAACTGGCTATTCGGGTAGGTATTGCCGTAGGTAAGAGCGACGGTAATTTTGATCGTGATGAGCAGATAGCCGTTCGTGAAATTGCCATTGCGCTAGGCTTCGAGCCTGCCGAATTTGGCCTCTGATTTTTCTGCAAAGGGTAAAACATGGTTTCTACACATATCGGATTTCCGGCTGAAACTGTCACTGTATTTATTGCATTGTCAGTCGGTGCCATCTTTATTGACCTATTCATGCATCGCCATGATAAGCCGATCTCGCTGAAAAGTGCGGCGTTATGGTCGGTATTCTGGGTCATTGTGGCGATGGCTTTTGCTGGTTTTCTGTACGTGCATCACGGTGCGGAAGTGGCGAGCCTGTTCGTGACCGGTTATGCACTGGAGAAAGTGCTTTCCGTCGATAACCTGTTTGTCATGATGGCGATCTTCTCGTGGTTCGCGGTACCGGATCGCTATCGTCACCGCGTGCTGTACTGGGGGATCATTGGTGCCATTGTCTTCAGGGGTATCTTTGTTGCTATCGGAACCGGCCTGCTTTCCCTCGGCCCATACGTCGAACTGATCTTCGCCGTTGTCGTGGCGTGGACCGCGGTCATGATGCTGAAAAGCGGTGGCGATGATGAAGAAGTTGAAGATTATTCACAGCACCTTGCCTACCGCATGGTCAGACGCTTCTTCCCCATCTGGCCAAAGCTTTCCGGTCACGCCTTTTTGCTGACGCAGAAAGAAGTCGATACTGAACTGGCAAAACCGGAGAACAAAGATATCGTCGTAGGACGGGTTAAAAAAGCGGCGTTTTATGCCACTCCGCTGATGCTCTGTGTCGCCGTTGTTGAGCTGTCTGACGTGATGTTCGCTTTTGACTCCGTCCCGGCGATCATCGCGGTCAGCCGTGAACCGCTGATTGTTTACAGTGCAATGATGTTTGCTATTTTGGGCCTGCGTACACTTTACTTTGTTCTTGAGGCGCTGAAACAGTATCTGACGCATCTGGAAAAAGCAGTTATCGTGCTGCTGTTCTTTATCGCGGTCAAACTGGGCCTTAATGCCACGGACCATATCTGGCATCATGGCTACAGTCTTTCTGCCACAACCAGCCTGATCGTGGTTCTGGTGGTACTGGCTATCGGGATCGTTGCCAGCGTGCTGTTCCCGGAAAAAGCGGATGCAGAGTAAATCATTTCTATTTTAAAACGTAACCAGTGAGGATTTTTTATGAGCGTTTCTCTTTCTAAAGGCGGCAACGTATCGTTAAGCAAAGCTGCACCGGCAATGAAAAATGTTCTGATCGGTCTCGGCTGGGATGCTCGCTCTACTGATGGTCAGGACTTTGACCTCGATGCGTCTGCATTCCTGCTTGGTCAAAACGGCAAAGTTCGCGGTGACGCTGACTTCATTTTCTATAACAATCTGAAGTCTGCCGACGGTTCAGTGACCCATACCGGTGATAACCGTACCGGCGAAGGCGATGGTGATGATGAGTCGCTGATCGTGAAGCTGGATACCGTGCCGGCAGACGTTGATAAAATTATCTTCGTTGTCACTATCCATGATGCGCAGGCTCGCCATCAGAGTTTTGGCCAGGTTTCCGGCGCATTCATTCGTCTGGTTAATAATGACAACCAGACTGAAGTGGCGCGTTACGACCTGACTGAAGACGCGTCTACGGAAACAGCGATGCTCTTTGGTGAGCTGTATCGTCACAACGGTGAGTGGAAATTCCGTGCCGTCGGCCAGGGTTATGCTGGCGGTCTGGCATCAGTATGTGCTCAGTACGGCATCAACGCGTCCTGATCATCCTTATCTACCGGAGCTGCAAACGCAGCTCCATCATTAACAGCAGGAGCTAAAAATGGCAGTTTCTCTCGTAAAAGGCGGTAACGTATCCCTTACTAAAGAAGCACCAACCATGAACATTGCCATGGTCGGTCTTGGATGGGATGCCCGCGTCACTGATGGTCAGGATTTTGACCTGGATGCCTCAGTGTTTATGGTTGGCGAAGATGGCAAAGTGCTGTCCGATAGCCATTTTATTTTCTTCAACAACAAACTGAGCCCGTGTGGCGCCGTTGAACACCAGGGCGACAACCGCACCGGTGCTGGCGACGGCGACGATGAGCAGATCAAAATCGAGCTGGCCAAAGTGGATGCTGGCGTCAAAAAACTGGTTTTTGCGGTTACCATTTATGACGCTGAAGCACGTAAACAAAACTTTGGCATGGTGAGCAACAGCTTCATGCGCGTCTACAACAACGACAACGGTACTGAAATTGCTCGCTTTGATCTGTCTGAAGATGCATCGACCGAAACCGCGATGATCTTCGGTGAACTCTACCGTCACGGTAGCGAATGGAAATTCAAAGCGGTAGGTCAGGGTTTTGCCGGTGGTCTGAGTGCGCTGGCGTCTCAGCACGGTGTGAACATCTAAGAGTAGCATCAGAAGCCCGGCGGACGTCCGGGCTTTTCTCTGGTCCGCAAAAAACAGCGCCATTTCAGCTGTATTACGAAGTGCTCTCTTTTTTGCCGGCAAACGAAAAGGGAACGTATATGCAACTTCAGGCAGGACAAAATACGGTTATCACCACCTCAGATCTTACCCTTACGCTTAATTATCAGGGAAACGCTTCCTTTCGCAGCGACCTCGATCCCTCTGCCTTTTTGCTGGGAGAAAACGACAGGGTGGCGCAGGACGACGACTTTATCTTCTTTAATAATCTTCAATCGGTTGAAGGTGCGATTCGTATGGATCTCTCCCCGCAACGCGCCACTTTTCGTGTTCGTTTACAGGATGTACCGCCACGTATCCACAAGATTGCCCTGACAGTTGTCATTGACGGTGACAATACGCTGGAGCATCTGGCTCAGCTGTCAATTGCGGCGAGTGAACTGGCGCGATTTGACGTCGATGTTAACGGTCGTGAGGAGAAAGCGTTGATTGTGGCGGAGATTTATCGCTACCAGGGGAAATGGAAACTAAAAGCTGTCGGACAGGGCTTTAACGGGGGGCTGGAGCCGCTGGCGCGCCATTATGGGGTTGATGTCGCCTCTCCGGCAGCCGAATCAGCGCCGGTCAAAATCAGCCTGGAGAAAAAACTTCAGGAGAAAGCTCCGCGTCTGGTCAGTCTTGCTAAAACGGCCACGGTAAGTTTGACGAAGCATAAGCTGGAATCTGTTCAGGCCCGCGTGGCATTTGTTCTGGATGCCTCAGGCTCAATGAAAGGGCAGTTTAAAAAAGGCAATGTCCAGGCCGTTCTGGATCGTATTGCCGTTCTGGCCGTCCAGTTTGACGATGATGGCGCGATGGATATGTGGGGCTTTGCCCAGCGACATAAAAAATACCCGGACGTCACGCTTGATAATCTGGATGGCTATATCTCCCGCATTCAGAGTGCATCCCGCAGTTCCATGCTGGAAATTTTGCCCGGGCTGGGTGGCCTTAATAACGAGCCGCCGGTGATGAATGAGATTGTTGATTTCTACCGGGGAACGACGTTGCCAGTGTTTGTGGTGTTTATTACCGATGGCGGCATCAGTAAAACACGAGAAATTAAAGACGTGATCCGGCGTTCTGCAGAAAGTCCGATCTTCTGGAAGTTTGTTGGCCTCGGCGGTTCAAGTTACGGTATTCTCGAAAAACTGGATACCTTTACCGAACGGCGGGTGGATAACAGTAATTTCTTTGCGATTGATGATTTTGCAAAAATGAAGGATGAGCAGTTGTACGATTTACTGCTTGAAGAGTTCAGGGACTGGCGCGAGCAGGCTACATCATTACGTATTCTGTAACGGTATCGCCCCGACGGCGGGGCGATTTCGTCATAAATTGTAGTTTTGCTGGTTCGCTTTAAGCATATCGAGCGGCGATTTGCGGCGCTTCCATGCCGGGTGGAAATGACGCCAGTGGGCATCCCTGGCGGCGGTAAGGAGTTCGTAATCGCCGCGGGTATCGCCCCATGCCCGCAGATGATAGTCGGCCAGCGATCCATAAACGCTTTCAAGTCGGTTAATTTTTTGAATGCACCGGCAGTTATGCCCGCTAATCCGACCGGTCAGCTTGCCATCCCGGATCTCAAGTTGAGTGCCGATCAGCTTTACCCCGAGCTTATCTGCAAAGGGTTGCAACACCAGCTCAGGGGATGCTGAGCATAAGGTGACTTCTGCACCGGACATCCGCTCTGACGCCACCGCCAGCAATCCACTGGAGCGCATCAGCCGATCCCAGTACAGCTCGCAAAACGTTTCCGCTTTTGCGCGCAGCCATTTTTCATCAATATCGGTCAGAAAGGTGGTAATCAGCACTTCTTTCAGTTCATCACGGGTTAGCTTGCGACGCATACAGCGCAGCGCAGGCAGGGTCATCCTGGCGATATTACGAATAAAAAAACGATTGCCGAAAGCATAACGCAGAAACGGGATGAAGCTGTCATGACGCGTGAGGGTTCCATCAAAATCGAAGACGGACAGAACGTTTGCGTGTGTGGTTTCCATAAAAACGTTTGACTCTCAATGATAGTGGCATTTATCAAAGGTACCGAAGCGATACTCCTGACCTTAGCGAAGATGCCGGTATCATCTCAAATTATGACGCTCTAAGCATTGTTTAAATAGTGGAGGCAGGAGGAGGAGATGTTTAGCTGGGGCGCGATAATATCATGCCCCAGACAGCAATATTGGGATCTCAGAGGTCGTCCATCGTATGATCGACAATGATTTCCAGGGTCTTGCGAATGATATCCCCGGTCACCACATCATTATTGGTTTCCAGAAAAGAGATCAGCTTTTGAATGATCGCTTTATTCGATAATTCGCCTTGCGAGTCCATAATGCTTCTGATAGCCGCGCCCAGCATTGCGGATTCTTCCACCAGTCTGTCACCGGCAGTACGAAAATACTGAGTCAGCGCCAGGGAAGGCAAATCATCGTAACTTTCTCTTTCCTGCAACATCACCTGACTCATGTATTTACTCCGTGATTTATAAGGCTATCAATGATTTTTGCTTTTTTCAGCCTTTTGGTTGGCGCCAAATAGCTGATGAACGTTATCCCCGCCCCATTGTGACGGTTCGTGTTTTGTTTTATTCAGTCCCGCGTTATTACTGATTTCCGCAATAATATCTGCAAGAATGTCTCGTCGCTGACGGTCAGACTCACTGGCCTCAATGGACCGCAGTCTGGCAATCAGCGACTGTTTGTTAATTGGACTATTGTCGGCCAGCAGAGATAACACTGCTTCACCGATCAGCTCGTCTGTTAGTTGTTCTGTTTCACTTCTTTTCATAACTGTATCTCTAATTGCCACTGAATCCCGGTTGGGAAGCGCGGCATAAAGTCAGTTCTCTGCTGCAAGAGGTTCTCTGGTAATCGATGGTCCTTTATGAAGCATAAGTCCTCCGCCCGAATTGACTTAAAAGGGCCTCCGTAGGTCAGGACTGGCAATCCTCAGCGGTCAAACAGCAGACCAATTAGCCTGTGGTAATGGCTTTCTTCTTCAGGACCGGAAGCGGTTTCCAGCCGTTTAAGCAATTTTGTACAGATCGCCTTACGGTTCAGACTGCGTCCGTCAGTGAGTATTTCCCGTACAATTTCACCCAGGGTTTCCTGCTGGGTAGGCAGGGCCGCTTTATTGAAATAACGGGCAATGGCATTAGCGGTATCGGGAATGTAACCATTCTGCTGCATATGTCACTCCTGTAAAATATTTTGTCATATCAAGTACGGCTAAAGTTATACAGAATTGGCAAACTTGTACAGAGATAATTGTACAATTATTGAAAAATATGTACGGGTTGTTTTTTTATTGTTATATTACAACATGTTAAAAATATTTTTTTGATGCACTGAATCTTTTTGAGTTGTACAGCACGCGGGATTTCACCATCACAGTATAGTGGCACATCAATCATGTGGTCAGATTGTCAGGAGAAAGTTAAAAAAATGCGCAAGTAGTACAAGCTTCAAAAACCACTATCTGCTAGTGTGATCGTTCATTCATCAGGCCTATGAGATCTTCATGCTTACCACTATCATTTACCGCAGCCATTTCTGCGACAACGTCCCTTATAAAGCGCTGGAGGAGATGGTTACAGCGGCAAACGAAAAGAACAGCCATGGAGGCGTCACCGGTATTCTGTTGTTTAATGGCACCCACTTTTTCCAGCTGCTTGAAGGCCCTCAGGAAAGCGTTACCACTATTTATCGTCACATTTGTGAAGACGATCGCCATTACAACGTCGTTGAGCTTCTGCGTGACTACTCGCCCTCACGCCGTTTTGGTAAGGCCGGAATGGAACTCTTTGATTTACGCGAACATGACAGGGATGAAGTGCTTCAGGTCGTGCTTGATAAAGGGACGTCTAAATATCAGTTAATTTATGATGACCGCGCGCTGCAGTTCTTCCGTACCTTCGTTGAGGCGCGGGAAAAAGAGAACTATTTCGAGATCCCCGCCGGGGATTCATGGGACTTTATCTCCGATGGCAATACTGTACTGCCGCAAGATTCGAAGCGTGATTTAACCGCGGATTGCAGTTTCGCTTTCCAGCCGACCATCGATCCGCTTGCCCAGGAAATTGTCTCGCTTGAAGCCTTGCTGCGTACCACTGACGGCGCTTCTCCGCAGGCTTTTTTTGGTTCTCTGAGCGGCGATGCGCTCTATCAGGCAGACCTTCATAGTAAAAAAGTGGCTTTCGAAATGGCTGCAGCGCTGAATCTCGGAGAGCAGACCCTGACGGTCAATCTACAGCCGATGACGCTGGTAAATGTTCCCGACGCGGTGCGCTTTTTGCTGACGGAAATTGAAGTCAATGGACTGGTTCCGGAACAGATCATTGTAGATTTCACTGAAAGCGAAATTATTTCGCGCCTTGATGAGTTCACTGATGCGGTAAGGCAGTTAAAAGCTGCCGGTATCCGGGTTGCTATCGATCACTTTGGTGCCGGTTTTGCCGGACTTTCACTTCTTGCCCAGTTCCAGCCGGATCGCATCAAAATAAATCGCGATCTGATCAAGGATGTGCATAAAAGTGGTCCGCGCCAGGCAATTATTCAGGCCATCATCAAATGCTGTACATCGCTTGAAATCTCCATCACCGCCGTAGGCGTCGAGAAAGCAGAAGAGTGGATGTGGCTTGAGTCCGCCGGAATTTCGATGTTCCAGGGACATCTTTTTGCTAAACCGGCGTTAGGGGCTATTCCCGCGGTGTTCTGGCCAGAGAAGAAAAGCAACTTTTAACGTTATCCTCGTCAAAATAAACGCTGCTGATAGCATTATCAGCAGCTTTTTTGTGCCTGAGGTTGATACGTCTTTTATACAAACCAGCAACTTCACGTTGTACAATAAAAAAAACTTGTACAAGCCATGGTGAATTGCTAGCTTAAACTTGTACATTCCGGTTTTAAGTATGAGAGTGTGAATGGCTTTTTATAGCATTGGTGATGTAGCTGAACGATGTGGGATCAACCCCGTGACATTGCGGGCGTGGCAGCGGCGTTACGGTCTCCTTAAACCTCAACGTAGCACAGGCGGGCATCGTCAGTTCGATGAAGACGATATTCAGCGTATTGAAGAAATTAAACGCTGGGTAGACAGTGGTGTGCCCGTAGGCAAGGTGAAGTTGCTGCTTGAAGGAGAATTGGTTGCTGCCCATGATGGATGGGCATCGCTTCAGGAAGAGATGATGAGCATTTTGCGGCATGTTCATCCCGTTAGTCTTCGCGCAAAAATAGTGGAAATAGGGCGCAAGCATTCAGCAGAAAACCTTATCGACAACGTTTTTGTACCCGTGCGTCAGAAACTGAGTCTCGACCAACATACAGCCCGTACCATGTGCAGTTTACTGGATGGAATGTTGATAGATTATGCGGTTTCATGCCTTTCTGAAGCGCGAAAGAAAGAGGGCAAAGAGGCATTATTGATTGGGTGGGGAAGCGATGACCATACCCGATTATGGCTTGAGGCGTGGCGACTTTCGCAGCGCGGCTGGCATATTACCGTACTGGCGGAACCGCTGGATGCACCGAGGCCGGAACTCTTCCCCGGACAGCAAATTTTTTTATGGACAGGCAAAGCGTTGTCACGACGACAACATGAGCAGTTAGCTCACTGGCAGGAGCAGGGCTTTGCCATTACTTATCATGGCGTATAAAGATAAAGGGTCTAAAACCCTTTTTCTTTATTAATAACACGCTAGCGTTTTTCCCCTCAGTACACGTTATCCCTCGTAAATCTTTTTCATTTTTTTAGCAATATTTCCCGTCGTCATTCGTCTACCTCATTACAAATACCTATTAACATAACGAGGCAGGACATTATGAGAGATTTCGACACGCACCCTCATGGACATCGATTCGGTCGACGCCGCATGGGCAAACCGGTGATCATTGGCGCGGCCCTGTTTGTCTTACTGGGCGTAGTGGTCATGACACTGTGGAATGCAATACTTCCGGGCATTATCGGAGTCACCACGATTGGTTTCTGGCAGGCGCTTGGGCTGCTGATATTATGCCGTATTCTTTTTGGCGGACTCGGGATGCGCCCAGGTATGTTCGGCATGGTACGCGAGCATCGCCGCATGCATGAACGCTGGATGAATATGACCCCGGAGCAGCGCGAGGAATTTATCCAGCAGCGGCGGGCCGGCTTTGGCCATCGCTCGCGTTTTGGTGGATGCCAGTATCATGATGATGGCGAGAAAAACGCTTCACAGCCTGAAGAAAAGTCAGCAGGCGAGTAAGCGTAATGAAGAACGAGTCAATACTGGTATCGGCGCTAAACGCTTGTCGATCCCGACTGAAAGCCTTTATTCGCGGCCGCATGGCGGTACGCGATGAGGCAGACGATGTTCTGCAGGAAGTCACTTATCAGTTAATGAAAATTGAACAGCCGGTGGAAAACATTGCTGCCTGGCTGTTCCGTGCAGCGCGTAATGAAATGACGGATCGGTCACGTAAAAAACGTGAACTGTCATTGTCCGATCTTGATAGCGACGCTGATTTTTCGGAGAGTGAGCTTGAAGCCACTTTATTTGGTGTACCGCAGACACCTGAGGAAGACTATTTAAGCGCGCTGTTTTGGGATGAACTGGAGGAGGCGCTCGCTGAACTGCCTCCCACACAGCGCGAGGCCTTTGTAAAAACGGAATTGCAGGGATATAGCGTTAAACAACTGGCTGAAGAAACCGGTCTGAGCGCTCAAACACTATTGTCACGTAAACATAAGGCTGTGCTGTATCTGCGGGTAAGATTACACAGCCTCTATGATCAGCTGATTGAACGTTGATTATGCTATTGCTGTGCCCAGCGGCTCCTCAGATAAGAGACAGCTTTCTGCGTTTGCGGCTGATGTAGATAGCTTTCGCGGAATAAAATCGTACCGTTAATGTGCGGATTGGCCTCGTTCAAATCTAGCTGTTTCTTCAACTCCGGAACGCCACCGTCAATCATCCAGTCAGGTTCTTTTTTGGATGGTTCGCCAACTTTGTACAATGCAATACCGATATACAGTCGCGTATTAGTGGGTTTCACCACGTTTGCCCACCAGTTGGCCAGTACGTCATAACGCGCCGCGCTGCGGGAGAAGGGCCAGTATAGTTGGGGGGCAATGTAATCAAGCAATCCCTTCTGAACCCAGCACCGGGTGTCGGCGTACGATTCATCATAGGCGGCCGCGCCACGGGTATCAGAGCCTGCCGGATCAAAAGATCGATTACGCCAGACGCCAGCGGGACTGACGCCAAACTCAACCTCGGGCTTCAGTTGTTTGATCGCGCGTGAAACCTGTTCAATCAACTGTTCGGTATTATTCCGCCGCCAGTCAGCTTTCGACGCGAACCCCTGACCGTATTTACGGAACGTTTCACTGTCGTTAAGCTTTGCGCCGGGAGATTCAGTATAGAAATAATCATCAAACTGAACGCCATCGACCGGATATCGAGCTACTACTTCCGCCACGATGCTGGTTATCCAGTCCCGCACTTCGGGGATGCCTGGATCAAGCACATAGCGATCGCCTGAGGTGCGGACCCAGTCGCGATGCAGAACAAAAACACTGGCCGGATGCAGGGATAAGGTTCGGTTGAGTTCAGCTTCGGTACCCGGCTTGAGATTTACCGAGACACGATAGGGATTGAACCAGGCATGCACTTTGATTCCACGTTTATGGGCTTCATCCAGCATAAACTGGAGCGGATCGTAGCCAGGATCCTGACCTGTCTTACCGGTGAGCATATCAGACCAGGGCAATATTCTAGATGGCCAGAGCGCAGTACCATCCGGCTTCACCTGAAAGAAAACGGTATTTACCCCGAGACTTTTAAGCTCGTCCAGCTTATCGGTCAACGCTTTCTGCTGTTGCCGGTTGCGGCTCTCAGCGCTGCTGGCATTGATGGAGTTTACCGGGGGCCAGTCGAGACGAGAGACCGTTGCCAGCCAGACTCCGCGTACGGGCTCCTGATCCTGTTGCGATGCGCCGGGCAGCGGCTGCTTCGCTACCGGGGGAAGGGGAGTCACGACAGATTTTGGCGTTTTAGATGAACAACTGGCAAGGAAAAGGGCGCAGCAAGCCAGCGCGCTTAACCGTTTAACGAAAGGAACCTTAAGGCAATGGGCGGCCATGCGAAGTCCGGTAGTTTCAACGTTTATAATCAGGATATTAGGCCTCTGGTGAAGCCAACTTACAAGCAAGAAATGCGAGCAATTGCGATATACAGGCTCATCCAGTCAATGACAGCCTGCTGGCAGGCTGATATTGTTAATTTGATGTGAAAATAGCTTAGCCCTATGTTTAATAAGGACTACGTGACAATTACTTTTGGTTGAAATTCTTATCAGGCT
Coding sequences within it:
- a CDS encoding tellurite resistance TerB family protein, whose protein sequence is MSFFNKVKGAFNTSREELTKQVSRFKNKKFMQGTVAVCARIAVASDGVSAEEKQKMIGFLRSSDELKVFDTNEVIEFFNKLISSFDFDMEIGKGETMKYILALKDQPEAAQLAIRVGIAVGKSDGNFDRDEQIAVREIAIALGFEPAEFGL
- a CDS encoding TerC/Alx family metal homeostasis membrane protein — encoded protein: MVSTHIGFPAETVTVFIALSVGAIFIDLFMHRHDKPISLKSAALWSVFWVIVAMAFAGFLYVHHGAEVASLFVTGYALEKVLSVDNLFVMMAIFSWFAVPDRYRHRVLYWGIIGAIVFRGIFVAIGTGLLSLGPYVELIFAVVVAWTAVMMLKSGGDDEEVEDYSQHLAYRMVRRFFPIWPKLSGHAFLLTQKEVDTELAKPENKDIVVGRVKKAAFYATPLMLCVAVVELSDVMFAFDSVPAIIAVSREPLIVYSAMMFAILGLRTLYFVLEALKQYLTHLEKAVIVLLFFIAVKLGLNATDHIWHHGYSLSATTSLIVVLVVLAIGIVASVLFPEKADAE
- the terD gene encoding tellurium resistance membrane protein TerD; protein product: MSVSLSKGGNVSLSKAAPAMKNVLIGLGWDARSTDGQDFDLDASAFLLGQNGKVRGDADFIFYNNLKSADGSVTHTGDNRTGEGDGDDESLIVKLDTVPADVDKIIFVVTIHDAQARHQSFGQVSGAFIRLVNNDNQTEVARYDLTEDASTETAMLFGELYRHNGEWKFRAVGQGYAGGLASVCAQYGINAS
- a CDS encoding TerD family protein translates to MAVSLVKGGNVSLTKEAPTMNIAMVGLGWDARVTDGQDFDLDASVFMVGEDGKVLSDSHFIFFNNKLSPCGAVEHQGDNRTGAGDGDDEQIKIELAKVDAGVKKLVFAVTIYDAEARKQNFGMVSNSFMRVYNNDNGTEIARFDLSEDASTETAMIFGELYRHGSEWKFKAVGQGFAGGLSALASQHGVNI
- a CDS encoding VWA domain-containing protein, whose translation is MQLQAGQNTVITTSDLTLTLNYQGNASFRSDLDPSAFLLGENDRVAQDDDFIFFNNLQSVEGAIRMDLSPQRATFRVRLQDVPPRIHKIALTVVIDGDNTLEHLAQLSIAASELARFDVDVNGREEKALIVAEIYRYQGKWKLKAVGQGFNGGLEPLARHYGVDVASPAAESAPVKISLEKKLQEKAPRLVSLAKTATVSLTKHKLESVQARVAFVLDASGSMKGQFKKGNVQAVLDRIAVLAVQFDDDGAMDMWGFAQRHKKYPDVTLDNLDGYISRIQSASRSSMLEILPGLGGLNNEPPVMNEIVDFYRGTTLPVFVVFITDGGISKTREIKDVIRRSAESPIFWKFVGLGGSSYGILEKLDTFTERRVDNSNFFAIDDFAKMKDEQLYDLLLEEFRDWREQATSLRIL
- a CDS encoding HAD family hydrolase; this translates as METTHANVLSVFDFDGTLTRHDSFIPFLRYAFGNRFFIRNIARMTLPALRCMRRKLTRDELKEVLITTFLTDIDEKWLRAKAETFCELYWDRLMRSSGLLAVASERMSGAEVTLCSASPELVLQPFADKLGVKLIGTQLEIRDGKLTGRISGHNCRCIQKINRLESVYGSLADYHLRAWGDTRGDYELLTAARDAHWRHFHPAWKRRKSPLDMLKANQQNYNL
- a CDS encoding biofilm development regulator YmgB/AriR family protein produces the protein MLQERESYDDLPSLALTQYFRTAGDRLVEESAMLGAAIRSIMDSQGELSNKAIIQKLISFLETNNDVVTGDIIRKTLEIIVDHTMDDL
- the ycgZ gene encoding regulatory protein YcgZ — its product is MQQNGYIPDTANAIARYFNKAALPTQQETLGEIVREILTDGRSLNRKAICTKLLKRLETASGPEEESHYHRLIGLLFDR
- a CDS encoding diguanylate phosphodiesterase, with protein sequence MLTTIIYRSHFCDNVPYKALEEMVTAANEKNSHGGVTGILLFNGTHFFQLLEGPQESVTTIYRHICEDDRHYNVVELLRDYSPSRRFGKAGMELFDLREHDRDEVLQVVLDKGTSKYQLIYDDRALQFFRTFVEAREKENYFEIPAGDSWDFISDGNTVLPQDSKRDLTADCSFAFQPTIDPLAQEIVSLEALLRTTDGASPQAFFGSLSGDALYQADLHSKKVAFEMAAALNLGEQTLTVNLQPMTLVNVPDAVRFLLTEIEVNGLVPEQIIVDFTESEIISRLDEFTDAVRQLKAAGIRVAIDHFGAGFAGLSLLAQFQPDRIKINRDLIKDVHKSGPRQAIIQAIIKCCTSLEISITAVGVEKAEEWMWLESAGISMFQGHLFAKPALGAIPAVFWPEKKSNF
- a CDS encoding MerR family transcriptional regulator, whose amino-acid sequence is MAFYSIGDVAERCGINPVTLRAWQRRYGLLKPQRSTGGHRQFDEDDIQRIEEIKRWVDSGVPVGKVKLLLEGELVAAHDGWASLQEEMMSILRHVHPVSLRAKIVEIGRKHSAENLIDNVFVPVRQKLSLDQHTARTMCSLLDGMLIDYAVSCLSEARKKEGKEALLIGWGSDDHTRLWLEAWRLSQRGWHITVLAEPLDAPRPELFPGQQIFLWTGKALSRRQHEQLAHWQEQGFAITYHGV
- a CDS encoding RNA polymerase sigma factor, with the translated sequence MKNESILVSALNACRSRLKAFIRGRMAVRDEADDVLQEVTYQLMKIEQPVENIAAWLFRAARNEMTDRSRKKRELSLSDLDSDADFSESELEATLFGVPQTPEEDYLSALFWDELEEALAELPPTQREAFVKTELQGYSVKQLAEETGLSAQTLLSRKHKAVLYLRVRLHSLYDQLIER
- a CDS encoding glycoside hydrolase family 10 protein → MAAHCLKVPFVKRLSALACCALFLASCSSKTPKSVVTPLPPVAKQPLPGASQQDQEPVRGVWLATVSRLDWPPVNSINASSAESRNRQQQKALTDKLDELKSLGVNTVFFQVKPDGTALWPSRILPWSDMLTGKTGQDPGYDPLQFMLDEAHKRGIKVHAWFNPYRVSVNLKPGTEAELNRTLSLHPASVFVLHRDWVRTSGDRYVLDPGIPEVRDWITSIVAEVVARYPVDGVQFDDYFYTESPGAKLNDSETFRKYGQGFASKADWRRNNTEQLIEQVSRAIKQLKPEVEFGVSPAGVWRNRSFDPAGSDTRGAAAYDESYADTRCWVQKGLLDYIAPQLYWPFSRSAARYDVLANWWANVVKPTNTRLYIGIALYKVGEPSKKEPDWMIDGGVPELKKQLDLNEANPHINGTILFRESYLHQPQTQKAVSYLRSRWAQQ